The following proteins are co-located in the Streptomyces sp. DT2A-34 genome:
- a CDS encoding fibronectin type III domain-containing protein, producing the protein MYRSTAGRPVALTAVNRQNGDTPLSGTWFEQPLPQTGDTYYYVVTAVDTHGNESAASGTAEFYTRDKTGPVDTAHNATAVEDERGVTLTWGKSEATSEDFVGYTVLRCNKPRTESGRTVVEVAKGIQGTSFTEAAPPPGATYYYTVIAVDDAGNGGTPSVEMPVAVAGNSTPPPPVTGLTATARENGVSLSWDASDDPGLDHYRIIRGTLVDGEWVYKPIIDGWTLGPRELAETHYLDLAVADGEQVRYSVVAVDQYGNQLTPETGASLQDVTELDLRPAVDADPAVGDNPLGHLNGDGYGSVRWWLGSDTGANGSKVTGFTVYRWNRSTHVFDKVDVQTRGDSTGWSYVDTTVPKGTTTYYRVTATLADGTETAARETAIASVDQLPPGEAVEAPGRSSQPGASLFCAAVCVRASRGPLPRRSPRTPAAHLEGGRATTRRLK; encoded by the coding sequence GTGTACCGCTCCACCGCCGGCAGGCCGGTCGCGCTCACCGCGGTGAACCGGCAGAACGGCGACACGCCGCTCAGCGGCACCTGGTTCGAGCAGCCGCTGCCGCAGACCGGGGACACGTACTACTACGTCGTCACGGCGGTCGACACGCACGGCAACGAGTCGGCTGCCTCCGGCACGGCGGAGTTCTACACGCGCGACAAGACGGGCCCCGTGGACACCGCGCACAACGCGACGGCGGTCGAGGACGAGCGCGGGGTCACGCTGACCTGGGGCAAGTCGGAGGCCACCAGCGAGGACTTCGTCGGGTACACGGTCCTGCGCTGCAACAAGCCGCGCACGGAGAGCGGACGCACGGTCGTGGAGGTCGCCAAGGGCATCCAGGGCACGTCCTTCACGGAGGCGGCCCCGCCGCCGGGCGCCACGTACTACTACACGGTCATAGCTGTGGACGACGCGGGCAACGGGGGCACCCCCTCTGTCGAGATGCCGGTCGCCGTCGCGGGGAACAGCACCCCGCCGCCCCCGGTGACGGGCCTGACCGCCACCGCCCGGGAGAACGGCGTCTCGCTGAGCTGGGACGCCAGTGACGACCCCGGTCTCGACCACTACCGCATCATCCGGGGCACCCTCGTCGACGGCGAGTGGGTCTACAAGCCGATCATCGACGGCTGGACCCTCGGGCCCCGGGAGTTGGCGGAGACCCACTACCTCGACCTTGCGGTCGCCGATGGCGAGCAGGTCCGCTACAGCGTCGTCGCCGTCGACCAGTACGGCAACCAGCTCACCCCCGAGACCGGCGCCTCCCTCCAGGACGTCACCGAGCTCGACCTGCGCCCCGCCGTCGACGCCGACCCGGCCGTGGGCGACAACCCGCTCGGCCACCTCAACGGCGACGGGTACGGCTCGGTCCGCTGGTGGCTGGGCAGCGATACGGGCGCCAACGGCAGCAAGGTGACCGGCTTCACCGTCTACCGCTGGAACCGGTCGACCCACGTCTTCGACAAAGTTGACGTCCAGACGCGCGGTGACAGCACCGGTTGGTCGTACGTGGACACCACCGTGCCCAAGGGCACGACCACGTACTACCGCGTGACCGCCACACTCGCCGACGGCACGGAGACGGCCGCCCGCGAGACGGCGATCGCCTCGGTGGACCAGCTCCCGCCAGGGGAAGCAGTGGAGGCGCCCGGCCGGAGTTCCCAGCCGGGCGCCTCGCTGTTTTGTGCCGCTGTATGCGTCAGAGCGAGCCGCGGGCCGCTGCCTCGACGAAGTCCGAGAACGCCTGCGGCACACCTTGAAGGCGGCCGCGCCACCACCCGCAGGCTGAAGTAA
- a CDS encoding DinB family protein, translated as MTETKHNTVTDTVTDERADLLEALAKHRHFLRFTTRDLTDEQAGQRTTVSELCLGGLIKHVTSVERHWADFILDGPSAMPDFTAMTEADFAKRADEFRMLPGETLAGVLAEYEEVARRTDELVASLPDLNAAHPLPKAPWFEPEARWSARRVLLHIATETAQHAGHADIIRESLDGAKSMG; from the coding sequence ATGACTGAGACCAAGCACAACACCGTCACCGACACCGTCACCGACGAGCGCGCCGACCTCCTCGAAGCACTGGCCAAGCACCGCCACTTCCTCCGCTTTACCACCCGCGACCTCACCGACGAGCAGGCCGGTCAGCGCACGACCGTCAGCGAACTGTGTCTGGGCGGCCTGATCAAACACGTCACCTCGGTGGAGCGGCACTGGGCGGACTTCATCCTGGACGGCCCGTCGGCGATGCCCGACTTCACCGCCATGACCGAGGCCGACTTCGCGAAGCGCGCCGACGAGTTCCGGATGCTGCCCGGCGAGACACTGGCCGGCGTGCTGGCCGAGTACGAGGAAGTGGCCCGCCGGACGGACGAGTTGGTCGCGTCCCTCCCCGACCTGAACGCCGCACACCCGCTGCCCAAGGCCCCGTGGTTCGAGCCCGAGGCTCGATGGTCGGCCCGCAGGGTGCTGCTGCACATCGCCACCGAGACCGCCCAGCACGCGGGCCACGCCGACATCATCCGCGAGTCCCTGGACGGCGCGAAGAGCATGGGCTGA
- a CDS encoding DUF6333 family protein, with protein sequence MTDLSYWTLPPDRMVRGSMGHCNITVLLPPFDVDARALPANDPSRAAEFAASFGTVDEVLEEIGPRSVLEVPYPDTRAGLDVVQAAAWGHVLGFSDPALADDGNDTPLLTEARTLRERYPDARIVGRVDFSTGMTHTEDLVWLPDGALFHATGWCGDEPFEVTGDPGAIAAALGVSAEALEELGVHEEDPADVAWADFAALALGEADPWGWGRIQTTAFRARHSEFATSRMEELYFTGPA encoded by the coding sequence GTGACCGACCTCAGCTACTGGACGCTCCCACCCGACCGCATGGTGCGCGGCTCCATGGGCCACTGCAACATCACCGTCCTCCTCCCGCCGTTCGACGTGGACGCCCGCGCACTTCCCGCCAACGACCCTTCCCGGGCCGCGGAGTTCGCCGCGTCGTTCGGAACCGTCGACGAGGTCCTGGAGGAGATCGGGCCCAGGTCCGTCCTCGAAGTGCCCTACCCGGACACGCGGGCCGGCCTGGACGTCGTCCAGGCCGCGGCATGGGGGCATGTCCTCGGCTTCAGCGACCCGGCGTTGGCCGACGACGGCAACGACACGCCTCTCCTCACGGAGGCCCGTACGCTGCGCGAGCGCTACCCGGACGCCCGCATCGTCGGCCGCGTCGACTTCTCCACCGGGATGACCCACACCGAGGACCTCGTCTGGCTGCCCGACGGCGCCCTGTTCCACGCCACCGGCTGGTGCGGGGACGAGCCCTTCGAGGTGACCGGCGACCCGGGCGCCATCGCCGCCGCCCTCGGTGTCAGCGCCGAGGCGTTGGAAGAGCTCGGCGTGCACGAGGAGGACCCGGCCGATGTCGCATGGGCCGACTTCGCCGCGCTGGCCCTGGGCGAGGCCGACCCATGGGGGTGGGGGCGGATTCAGACCACGGCCTTCCGCGCGCGGCACAGCGAGTTCGCCACGTCCAGGATGGAAGAGCTGTACTTCACCGGCCCCGCTTGA
- a CDS encoding DUF397 domain-containing protein: MRNIPDYDLSTATWYKSSYSGGGGDNCLEVARWRKSTYSGGGGNDCLEVADGHPALVPVRDSKNPHGPKLVFQAPAWSAFVEDLKRGR, translated from the coding sequence ATGAGGAACATCCCTGACTACGACCTGAGCACGGCCACCTGGTACAAGTCGAGCTACAGCGGTGGCGGCGGCGACAACTGCCTGGAAGTCGCCCGCTGGCGCAAGTCGACGTACAGCGGCGGTGGCGGCAACGACTGCCTCGAAGTAGCCGACGGCCACCCCGCCCTCGTCCCCGTCCGCGACTCCAAGAACCCCCACGGCCCGAAGCTCGTGTTCCAAGCCCCGGCGTGGTCGGCCTTCGTCGAAGACCTCAAGCGGGGCCGGTGA
- a CDS encoding helix-turn-helix transcriptional regulator translates to MPGPKDLDPSSSPRALLGAELRHAREKAGLSQEKLGLLLFASGSFVGQLEAGTRRIQPEHAKVLDEELGTGDFFQRNCKASAKSRYHEQFAEAAEAEALATAIRHYAPLLIPGLLQTPAYARAVNRAYDPTAPEETIDEWVAGRMERTRLLDHPTKPLLWTVLDEAALRRQTGGRAVMAEALRHIAGLIRRNRVIVQVLPFSAGAHKAMDGSLKLMDFEDAPPLVYFEGPNTGRLEDDPATVARLRLTFEFLTASALSPEKSLALIEALAQDYTHEEHP, encoded by the coding sequence ATGCCAGGACCGAAGGACCTCGACCCGTCGTCATCGCCGCGCGCACTACTGGGCGCCGAGTTGCGGCACGCGCGTGAGAAGGCCGGGCTCAGTCAGGAGAAGCTGGGACTGCTGCTGTTCGCCAGCGGCTCGTTCGTCGGGCAGCTGGAGGCGGGTACGCGGCGGATACAGCCGGAACACGCCAAGGTGTTGGACGAGGAGCTGGGGACGGGGGATTTCTTCCAGCGGAACTGCAAGGCGTCGGCCAAGTCCCGCTATCACGAGCAGTTCGCCGAGGCGGCGGAGGCGGAGGCACTGGCCACGGCGATCCGCCACTACGCGCCGCTGCTGATCCCTGGGCTGCTCCAGACGCCCGCATACGCACGGGCTGTGAACCGCGCGTACGACCCGACCGCACCAGAGGAGACCATCGACGAGTGGGTGGCGGGCCGGATGGAGCGGACCCGCCTGCTCGACCATCCAACAAAGCCGTTGTTGTGGACGGTGCTTGACGAAGCGGCGTTGCGCCGGCAGACCGGCGGCCGGGCGGTCATGGCGGAGGCGCTGCGCCACATCGCGGGCCTGATCCGCCGGAACCGGGTCATCGTGCAGGTGCTGCCCTTCAGCGCGGGAGCGCACAAGGCAATGGACGGCTCGCTGAAGCTGATGGACTTCGAGGACGCCCCTCCACTGGTCTACTTCGAAGGACCCAACACCGGACGGCTGGAGGACGACCCGGCCACCGTCGCCCGCCTGAGGCTTACCTTCGAGTTCCTCACAGCCTCCGCGCTCTCGCCGGAGAAGTCCCTAGCCTTGATCGAGGCGTTGGCGCAGGATTACACCCATGAGGAACATCCCTGA
- a CDS encoding aldo/keto reductase, whose protein sequence is MTAPTTFRIGGDLQVRRLGFGAMHLRPDTAEARAACLAVARRAVELGVTLIDTAHMYGWGANEDLLAEALHPYPADVLIATKVGIRRTTSGEGWRHAGEPADLRAQVDEALRRLRLDRIELLQLHRLDPAVPLPDQLGALRDLRDEGKVGHIGLSEVTAAELAEARTVVDIASVQNRYNLLDREHEPVLKACEAAGVAFLPWRPVAAGTSGARSEIAAVAKELDATPTQTVLAWLLAHSPVILPIPGTTSVTHLEENLGADDVRLSRDQYDRLTALSKTS, encoded by the coding sequence ATGACGGCTCCGACGACATTCCGCATCGGCGGCGACCTGCAAGTACGGCGACTCGGATTCGGCGCGATGCACCTACGGCCGGACACCGCCGAGGCCCGCGCCGCCTGCCTCGCGGTCGCCCGGCGCGCCGTCGAACTGGGCGTCACACTGATCGACACGGCGCACATGTACGGCTGGGGAGCGAACGAGGATCTGCTGGCCGAGGCGCTGCACCCGTACCCCGCCGACGTCCTGATCGCCACGAAGGTCGGTATCCGCCGGACCACGTCCGGCGAGGGCTGGCGGCACGCGGGCGAACCCGCCGACCTCCGCGCCCAGGTCGACGAGGCCCTGCGCCGCCTCCGCCTCGACCGCATCGAACTGCTCCAACTCCACCGCCTCGACCCGGCCGTACCCCTCCCCGACCAGCTCGGCGCCCTCCGCGACCTGCGCGACGAGGGCAAGGTGGGCCATATCGGCCTGTCCGAGGTCACGGCCGCCGAGCTCGCCGAGGCCCGGACCGTCGTCGACATCGCGAGCGTCCAGAACCGCTACAACCTCCTCGACCGCGAGCACGAACCCGTACTGAAGGCCTGCGAGGCGGCGGGCGTCGCGTTCCTGCCGTGGCGGCCGGTGGCGGCGGGGACCTCGGGGGCCAGGTCGGAGATCGCCGCGGTGGCGAAGGAACTCGACGCGACTCCGACGCAGACCGTGCTGGCCTGGCTCCTCGCCCACTCCCCGGTGATCCTCCCGATCCCGGGGACGACGAGCGTCACACACCTGGAGGAGAACCTCGGGGCGGACGACGTGCGCCTCAGCCGGGACCAGTACGACCGCCTGACGGCCCTGTCGAAGACCTCCTGA
- the murQ gene encoding N-acetylmuramic acid 6-phosphate etherase yields the protein MTSASNARDLRAELDSLTTEAFRPELAEIDQLPTLDIARLMNGEDTSVPAAVASRLPQIAAAIDAIADRMALGGRLVYAGAGTAGRLGVLDASECPPTFNTDPTQVVGLIAGGPAAMVTSVEGAEDSKELARADLDALALTATDTVVGISASGRTPYAIGAVEHARARGALTIGLSCNPDSALAAAAEHGVEIVVGPELLTGSTRLKAGTAQKLVLNMLSTITMIRLGKTYGNLMVDVRASNDKLRARSRRIVALATGADDADIERALTEAGGEVKTAILILLGDVDGPTAARLLEETGGHLRTALAAAT from the coding sequence ATGACCTCTGCATCCAACGCCCGTGATCTCCGCGCCGAGTTGGACTCCCTGACCACCGAGGCCTTCCGCCCCGAGCTCGCCGAGATCGATCAGCTCCCCACCCTCGACATCGCCCGCCTCATGAACGGCGAAGACACTTCCGTACCCGCCGCCGTCGCGTCGCGCCTCCCGCAGATCGCCGCCGCCATCGATGCCATCGCCGACCGGATGGCCCTCGGCGGCCGTCTCGTCTACGCCGGCGCGGGCACGGCCGGCCGCCTCGGCGTGCTCGACGCCTCCGAATGCCCGCCCACCTTCAACACCGACCCCACCCAGGTCGTCGGGCTCATCGCGGGCGGCCCGGCAGCGATGGTCACCTCGGTCGAGGGCGCCGAGGACTCCAAGGAGCTGGCCCGCGCCGACCTCGACGCCCTCGCGCTCACGGCCACCGACACGGTGGTCGGCATCTCGGCCTCCGGGCGCACCCCGTACGCGATCGGCGCGGTCGAACACGCCCGTGCCCGGGGCGCGTTGACGATCGGCCTGTCCTGCAACCCGGACAGCGCGCTGGCGGCGGCCGCCGAGCACGGCGTCGAGATCGTCGTGGGCCCGGAGCTGCTGACCGGCTCGACGCGCCTGAAGGCGGGAACGGCCCAGAAGCTGGTCCTCAACATGCTGTCGACGATCACGATGATCCGCCTGGGCAAGACGTACGGGAACCTGATGGTCGACGTCCGCGCCTCCAACGACAAGCTGAGGGCCCGCTCCCGCCGTATCGTCGCGCTGGCCACGGGCGCTGACGACGCCGACATCGAGCGGGCCCTGACCGAGGCGGGCGGCGAGGTGAAGACGGCGATCCTGATCCTGCTGGGCGATGTGGACGGGCCCACGGCCGCCCGCCTCCTGGAGGAGACCGGCGGCCACCTGCGCACCGCCCTCGCGGCGGCTACCTGA
- a CDS encoding MurR/RpiR family transcriptional regulator: MGSMDLLCALLTETPSRKYLSHVTQKVKESFDGGRSGRGGAGSGGTGSGPGGPPPAPAALAAKVRTLAPSMTRSMQRVAEAVAGDPAGCAALTVTGLAELTGTSEATVVRTARLLGYPGYRDLRLALAGLAAQQQSGRAPAITTDIAVDDPIADVVAKLAHDEQQTLADTAAGLDTAQLGAAVSAAATARRIDVYGVGASGLVAQDLTQKLLRIGLIAHAHSDPHLAVTNAVQLRAGDVAIAITHSGSTGDVIEPLRVAFEHGATTVAITGRPDGPVTQYADHILTTSTARESELRPAAMSSRTSQLLVVDCLFVGVAQRTYETAAPALAASYEALAHRHRR; encoded by the coding sequence ATGGGTTCCATGGACCTATTGTGCGCACTCTTGACCGAGACGCCGAGCCGAAAATATCTTTCACACGTGACCCAGAAAGTGAAGGAAAGTTTCGACGGCGGCCGCAGTGGCAGAGGAGGCGCCGGGTCGGGAGGAACCGGATCGGGCCCCGGAGGCCCCCCGCCCGCCCCCGCCGCCCTCGCCGCCAAGGTGCGCACACTCGCCCCGTCGATGACCCGCTCCATGCAGCGCGTCGCCGAAGCGGTCGCGGGCGACCCGGCGGGCTGCGCGGCCCTCACGGTCACCGGCCTCGCCGAACTCACCGGCACCAGCGAGGCCACGGTCGTACGCACCGCCCGCCTCCTCGGCTACCCCGGCTACCGCGACCTGCGCCTCGCCCTCGCCGGCCTCGCCGCCCAGCAGCAGTCGGGCCGCGCCCCCGCCATAACGACCGACATCGCGGTGGACGACCCCATCGCCGACGTGGTGGCGAAACTCGCCCACGACGAGCAGCAGACCCTCGCCGACACGGCCGCCGGCCTCGACACGGCCCAGCTGGGAGCGGCGGTGTCGGCCGCCGCCACGGCCCGCCGTATCGACGTGTACGGCGTCGGGGCGTCCGGGCTGGTCGCGCAGGACCTCACGCAGAAGCTCCTGCGCATAGGGCTGATAGCCCACGCGCACAGCGATCCGCACCTCGCCGTGACGAACGCCGTGCAGCTCCGTGCGGGTGACGTGGCGATCGCCATTACGCATTCCGGGTCGACGGGCGATGTCATCGAGCCGCTGCGGGTGGCTTTCGAGCACGGGGCGACTACCGTCGCGATCACGGGGCGCCCGGACGGGCCCGTCACCCAGTACGCCGATCACATCCTTACGACGTCCACGGCGCGGGAGAGCGAGCTGCGACCGGCGGCGATGTCGTCCCGGACCAGTCAGCTGCTGGTGGTGGACTGCCTGTTCGTGGGGGTCGCTCAGCGGACGTACGAGACGGCGGCACCGGCGTTGGCTGCCTCTTACGAGGCACTGGCGCATCGGCATCGTCGATAG
- a CDS encoding DUF4031 domain-containing protein, protein MTIYIDPPTWPGHGRMWSHLVSDVSYDELHAFAEELGVPRRAFERDHYDIPSHRYADVVRAGAVEVSSREVVRLLTAAGLRRPKGRAIG, encoded by the coding sequence GTGACGATCTATATAGACCCGCCGACCTGGCCGGGGCACGGGCGGATGTGGTCGCACCTCGTGAGCGACGTGTCGTACGACGAACTGCACGCCTTCGCCGAGGAGTTGGGCGTGCCGCGGCGCGCCTTCGAGCGGGATCACTACGACATCCCCTCGCATCGGTACGCCGATGTGGTGCGCGCGGGTGCCGTGGAGGTCAGCAGTCGTGAGGTGGTGCGGTTGCTGACGGCGGCGGGGTTGCGGAGGCCGAAGGGGCGGGCGATCGGCTAG
- a CDS encoding carboxymuconolactone decarboxylase family protein produces the protein MSARLNAFEIPTMGKFVKHIVSAGKVVQDSPLPLATQHLVTLRASQINGCGFCTDMHSKDAVAAGEDWLRLNLVAAWREATVFTEAERAALELTEQGTRIADAAGGVSDEAWENAAKHYDEEQLAALVALIALINAFNRMNVLIQQPAGSYQPGQFA, from the coding sequence ATGAGCGCCCGTCTGAACGCCTTCGAGATTCCGACCATGGGCAAGTTCGTGAAGCACATCGTCTCGGCGGGGAAGGTGGTGCAGGACTCGCCGCTTCCCCTCGCGACCCAGCACCTGGTGACGCTCCGCGCCAGCCAGATCAACGGCTGCGGCTTCTGCACCGACATGCACAGCAAGGACGCCGTCGCCGCCGGTGAGGACTGGCTGCGCCTCAACCTGGTCGCCGCGTGGCGGGAGGCCACCGTCTTCACCGAGGCCGAGCGCGCCGCCCTGGAGCTGACGGAGCAGGGCACCCGCATCGCGGACGCGGCCGGCGGGGTCTCGGACGAGGCCTGGGAGAACGCCGCCAAGCACTACGACGAGGAGCAGCTCGCCGCCCTCGTGGCCCTGATCGCCCTCATCAACGCCTTCAACCGGATGAACGTCCTCATCCAGCAGCCCGCGGGCAGCTACCAGCCCGGCCAGTTCGCCTAG
- a CDS encoding PPOX class F420-dependent oxidoreductase encodes MSFTDEEIAYLTTNPLARLASLCADEQPDVVPVALEFDGNHFWVGGPGAEVLGTRKFRNVAHGRDKVAFVVDDLLSIEPFVARGVRVYGVADGPVERVGMVGPGHYLRITPTLSWSWNLSDPPQPTGDIWYPMRRAEHGEHSKG; translated from the coding sequence ATGTCGTTCACCGACGAGGAGATCGCCTACCTCACCACGAACCCGCTCGCCCGCCTCGCCAGCCTCTGCGCGGACGAGCAGCCCGACGTGGTCCCGGTGGCCCTGGAGTTCGACGGGAACCACTTCTGGGTCGGCGGCCCCGGCGCGGAGGTGCTCGGCACCCGTAAGTTCCGCAATGTCGCGCACGGCCGCGACAAGGTGGCCTTCGTCGTGGACGACCTGCTCTCCATCGAGCCCTTCGTCGCCCGTGGCGTCCGGGTGTACGGCGTCGCGGACGGCCCCGTGGAGCGGGTCGGCATGGTGGGTCCCGGTCACTATCTGCGCATCACGCCGACGCTCTCGTGGAGCTGGAACCTGTCCGACCCACCTCAGCCGACCGGAGACATCTGGTACCCCATGCGACGAGCCGAGCACGGTGAGCACAGCAAGGGGTGA
- a CDS encoding GNAT family N-acetyltransferase, producing MRDISGERVRQAVASCGALLRTAADRDWTAVGAGRLEWDCHKTAFHIAEDLIAYAGQLAGRAQDDYIPFEITLDDGTDNHGLVQVIETTGALFAATIRTTPPEVRAFHPYPFRSANREGFAAMGIAEVLLHTHDIAEGLGLPYEPPAELPEFVLTRIFPHVQPGSDHWRTLLWATGRGDLPGRAPVTEWRWHNNLVLPTDRLTLQGVTPAAAADLSAGGDGGFTWVVGGPFEGTREAAGVTLKAYEAGVHRPEFGLFVLVRKEDDLAVGGMGFHGAPDEEGRAEVGYDLVEGARGRGYASEALDALSEWALARDDVRLLRATVEADNLPSQGVATRAGYVRATAEEERAAREGQEGHDMDGTLQLYVRRGRRQAA from the coding sequence ATGCGAGACATCAGCGGGGAACGCGTACGACAGGCCGTGGCGAGCTGCGGGGCACTGCTGCGAACGGCGGCGGACCGGGACTGGACGGCCGTCGGTGCCGGACGGCTGGAGTGGGACTGCCACAAGACGGCGTTCCACATCGCCGAGGATCTCATCGCGTACGCGGGCCAGTTGGCGGGCCGCGCCCAGGACGACTACATCCCCTTCGAGATCACCCTCGACGACGGCACCGACAACCACGGCCTGGTCCAGGTCATCGAGACGACCGGCGCCCTCTTCGCCGCCACCATCCGCACCACACCCCCCGAGGTCCGCGCCTTCCACCCGTACCCCTTCCGCAGCGCGAACCGCGAGGGCTTCGCCGCGATGGGCATCGCGGAGGTCCTCCTCCACACGCACGACATCGCCGAGGGCCTGGGCCTGCCGTACGAACCGCCCGCCGAACTACCCGAGTTCGTCCTCACCCGGATCTTCCCGCACGTCCAGCCCGGCTCCGACCACTGGCGCACCCTGCTGTGGGCCACCGGCCGCGGCGACCTGCCCGGCCGCGCCCCGGTCACCGAGTGGCGCTGGCACAACAACCTCGTCCTCCCCACCGACCGCCTCACCCTGCAAGGCGTCACCCCCGCGGCCGCCGCCGACCTGAGCGCGGGCGGCGACGGCGGGTTCACCTGGGTCGTGGGCGGCCCCTTCGAGGGGACGAGGGAGGCGGCCGGGGTGACGCTGAAGGCCTACGAGGCGGGCGTGCACCGTCCCGAGTTCGGCCTGTTCGTCCTCGTCCGCAAGGAGGACGACCTCGCGGTCGGCGGCATGGGCTTCCACGGCGCCCCCGACGAGGAGGGCCGGGCGGAGGTCGGCTACGACCTCGTGGAGGGCGCCCGCGGCCGCGGCTACGCGAGCGAAGCCCTGGACGCCCTGTCCGAGTGGGCCCTGGCCAGGGACGACGTACGACTCCTCCGCGCCACCGTCGAAGCCGACAACCTCCCGTCGCAGGGCGTGGCCACCCGTGCCGGGTATGTACGGGCGACGGCCGAGGAGGAGCGGGCGGCACGGGAGGGGCAGGAGGGCCACGACATGGACGGGACGCTCCAGCTCTACGTCCGCAGGGGACGGCGGCAGGCGGCCTAG
- a CDS encoding HD domain-containing protein → MADLDTLRARFARALDATRAPATTPDPTPYADNLLTRWQEPQRHYHTLTHLTAVLDHIDELADHADDPDVVRLAAWFHDAVYLPDRSENEERSARLAERALPEAGVPAERTAEVARLVRLTTTHAPAPDDRDGQVLCDADLAILAAPPSGYAAYTAAVREEYHFVPNDAFREGRAAILRQLLALPDLFSTPYGKEKWEATARYNLSSELEMLSL, encoded by the coding sequence ATGGCCGATCTCGACACCCTCCGCGCCCGCTTCGCCCGAGCCCTCGACGCAACCCGCGCCCCCGCCACCACCCCCGACCCGACCCCGTACGCCGACAACCTCCTCACCCGCTGGCAGGAACCGCAGCGCCACTACCACACGCTCACCCACCTCACCGCGGTCCTCGACCACATCGACGAGCTGGCCGACCACGCCGACGACCCGGACGTCGTGCGCCTCGCCGCCTGGTTCCACGACGCCGTGTACCTCCCCGACCGCTCGGAGAACGAGGAGCGCTCCGCCCGCCTCGCCGAACGCGCCCTCCCGGAAGCCGGCGTCCCCGCGGAGCGGACCGCCGAGGTGGCCCGCCTGGTCCGCCTCACCACCACCCACGCCCCGGCACCGGACGACCGCGACGGCCAGGTCCTCTGCGACGCGGACCTCGCGATCCTCGCCGCCCCGCCCTCCGGGTACGCCGCCTACACGGCCGCCGTCCGCGAGGAGTACCACTTCGTCCCGAACGACGCCTTCCGCGAGGGCCGCGCCGCGATCCTGCGCCAACTCCTCGCTCTGCCAGACCTGTTCAGCACGCCGTACGGCAAGGAGAAGTGGGAGGCCACCGCCCGCTACAACCTCTCCTCCGAGCTGGAAATGCTGTCGCTCTGA